One genomic segment of Mytilus galloprovincialis chromosome 5, xbMytGall1.hap1.1, whole genome shotgun sequence includes these proteins:
- the LOC143076068 gene encoding uncharacterized protein LOC143076068: MMENEEKKLFACGLCGENFSQSRHLREHVKTHITGRYKCDTCGECFHRYTKLQVHKRAHKGERPYKCDVCEKEFNVNGALKAHARIHTGEKLFNCDVCGKGFNRTKHLARHTKLHTGERPYVCNECGSRYIDKRDLERHMKKHTSENGEFRYKCSVCSLCFKYNTCMKRHLKTHISLTTCTSEASSKCEDTNMKKHLQIHISLTTCTSDESSKCEDTNKTFSHHQDINTHGSNFVKPSVDNPIVCNICDKVFKTSATLKGHMKTHTGEKPFKCEVCDKRFNHKPHLSRHIKIHTGERAYGCNKCGKDFIDKSELNKHNKRKHRHDIEKLNCVSSIICSEENKTKETPIDKNHSKCTEIGTSHFQTYATTNTVDANQEPLKSDEIVNELDDCQHKLEHIGTSSDGTHKTLNSEGDLEQMQEHRESQSTDELFNGKLNDTGKEFCNLSILQSPMIKHTDEKLFKCGICGKGFNKKSHMSRHMHIHTGEKPYECNKCGKAFIENSSLKRHMRIHNRESKKCHLVSSNLCSDQIKTEPIPVDGKRFKCEICGRQFNKKSYLSRHMRIHTGDKPYVCNKCGKGFIERNKLTRHEKSVHIHESKKLHVVSSNICSEENNIETIPIDEKSSRCVENGTSNLQTYAITNDKSVHIHESQKLDFVSSNLCSEEDKIEPIPMDEKSFRCVENDISNLQTYAIRNTFISNQGALISNEVVTCSKLNDHEDKLKQMETAYGYTHEIDEGKEIGQTNQIPNCVLGNMCSREVNPTPIPTDAEPSKCRENGDSHFQTSAKINTCITNHESFTRDEVVNKLDEDKLEHTKTTYDNTHKSDDGKEMGKTEHIPNFVSGNICSQEFEPTSFPTDALSSKHNEYCTPHLQTDLTTNTCIPNQEPVKCDEVVSKLDNCQDKLKHMGTCNSGTHKTDADEGIGETGHMPINRKSTYKPFKCKDCGKEFCHESRFQTHVLREHSEEKPFECKECGQGFMKDKHLQSHLGLHSGERPFKCDECGKGFMTKPSLKSHMITHSSSRPFKCNICGKTFKVWAPLENHVRTHSFEDQFECDLCGKRFAMKKSLKIHRRVHTGEKTACKICEQEFTFISSLKLHMRTHTGEKPYKCSYCGKHFSRSRYLKVHIKIHTGEKPYMCDECGKQFIGGREMRKHKKTHQKKVVCNSSNSFDQ, from the coding sequence ATGATggaaaatgaggaaaaaaaactTTTCGCTTGTGGTTTGTGCGGTGAAAATTTTAGTCAGAGTAGACATCTACGGGAACACGTGAAAACTCATATCACTGGAAGATATAAATGTGATACATGTGGTGAATGTTTTCATCGATACACCAAATTACAAGTACACAAAAGAGCACACAAGGGTGAAAGACCCTATAAATGTGACGTATGTGAAAAGGAGTTTAATGTAAATGGGGCTCTTAAGGCTCATGCGAGAATACACACGGGAGAAAAATTGTTTAACTGTGATGTATGCGGTAAAGGTTTTAATCGTACTAAACATTTGGCAAGGCACACGAAATTACACACTGGTGAAAGACCTTACGTGTGCAACGAGTGTGGGAGTCGATATATTGATAAAAGGGATTTGGAACGACATATGAAAAAACACACCAGTGAAAATGGTGAATTCCGCTACAAATGTTCTGTTTGCAGCctatgttttaaatataatacatgCATGAAAAggcatttgaaaacacatatatcTCTTACAACTTGTACGAGTGAAGCATCTTCTAAATGTGAAGATACAAATATGAAAAAGCATTTGCAAATACATATATCTCTTACAACTTGTACAAGTGACGAATCATCTAAATGTGAAGATACAAATAAGACGTTTTCTCATCATCAAGACATAAACACTCATGGGAGTAATTTTGTAAAGCCTTCTGTTGACAACCCTATTGTATGTAATATATGTGACAAAGTGTTTAAAACTAGTGCAACATTAAAGGGTCATATGAAAACACATACGGGTGAAAAACCGTTTAAATGCGAAGTTTGTGATAAAAGATTTAATCATAAACCACATTTGTCACGACACATCAAAATACACACTGGTGAAAGAGCATACGGGTGTAATAAGTGTGGGAAAGATTTTATTGACAAATCCGAGTTGAATAAACATAATAAGAGGAAACATAGACATGATATTGAAAAACTCAATTGCGTCTCGAGTATCATTTGCTCTGAGGAGAATAAAACCAAAGAAACGCCAATTGATAAAAACCATTCTAAATGTACAGAAATTGGTACTTCACACTTTCAAACGTACGCGACAACAAACACAGTAGATGCAAATCAGGAACCTCTTAAATCTGATGAAATCGTAAATGAGTTAGATGATTGTCAACACAAATTGGAACATATCGGAACATCCAGTGATGGAACACATAAAACTCTTAATAGCGAAGGCGATTTGGAACAGATGCAGGAACACAGGGAATCTCAATCTACCGATGAACTTTTCAATGGCAAATTGAATGATACTGGAAAAGAGTTTTGTAATCTTAGCATATTGCAATCACCTATGATAAAACATACTGAtgaaaaactttttaaatgtGGAATATGTGGAAAAGGGTTTAATAAAAAATCACATATGTCAAGACACATGCACATTCATACTGGTGAAAAACCATACGAGTGTAATAAGTGTGGGAAAGCTTTTATCGAGAATAGTAGCTTAAAACGACATATGAGAATACACAATCGTGAAAGTAAAAAATGCCATCTTGTCTCGAGTAACCTGTGTTCTGATCAGATAAAAACTGAACCAATTCCGGTTGATGGAAAACGTTTTAAATGTGAAATCTGTGGTAGACAGTTTAATAAAAAGTCATATTTGTCAAGACACATGCGCATTCATACCGGGGATAAACCATACGTGTGTAACAAGTGTGGGAAAGGGTTTATTGAGAGAAATAAACTAACACGACATGAGAAAAGTGTACATATTCATGAAAGTAAAAAGCTCCATGTCGTCTCGAGTAACATATGTTCTGAGGAGAATAATATTGAAACAATTCCAATTGATGAAAAATCGTCTAGATGTGTCGAAAATGGTACTTCAAACTTACAAACGTACGcaataacaaatgataaaagtGTACATATTCATGAAAGTCAAAAACTCGATTTTGTTTCAAGTAACTTATGTTCTGAAGAGGATAAAATTGAACCAATTCCAATGGATGAAAAATCGTTTAGATGTGTCGAAAATGATATTTCAAACTTACAAACGTACGCAATAAGaaacacatttatttcaaatcaggGTGCTCTAATATCTAATGAAGTTGTTACTTGTAGTAAGCTAAATGACCACGAAGACAAACTGAAACAAATGGAAACTGCTTATGGTTACACACACGAAATCGATGAGGGTAAAGAAATCGGTCAAACGAATCAGATACCTAATTGTGTCTTGGGTAACATGTGTTCTCGTGAGGTTAACCCTACTCCAATTCCGACTGATGCCGAACCTTCTAAATGCAGAGAAAATGGGGATTCGCATTTTCAAACGTCCGCGAAAATTAACACCTGTATTACAAATCATGAATCTTTTACACGTGATGAAGTTGTTAACAAACTAGATGAAGACAAATTGGAACATACGAAAACAACTTATGATAACACACATAAAAGTGATGATGGTAAAGAAATGGGTAAAACGGAACACATACCCAATTTTGTCTCGGGTAATATATGTTCCCAAGAGTTTGAGCCTACATCATTTCCGACTGATGCACTATCCTCAAAACATAATGAATATTGTACGCCACACTTACAAACGGACTTGACAACAAACACGTGTATACCAAATCAGGAACCTGTAAAATGTGACGAAGTCGTTAGTAAGTTAGATAATTGTCAAGACAAATTGAAACATATGGGAACATGTAATAGTGGAACACATAAAACTGATGCTGATGAAGGAATTGGTGAAACGGGACATATGCCGATAAACAGAAAATCTACATATAAACCCTTCAAGTGCAAGGATTGTGGAAAAGAGTTTTGTCATGAAAGCAGATTTCAGACACATGTCTTACGAGAACATTCAGAGGAAAAACCTTTCGAGTGCAAAGAATGTGGCCAAGGTTTTATGAAAGACAAACATTTGCAGTCACATTTAGGACTACATTCTGGTGAAAGACCTTTTAAGTGCGACGAATGTGGTAAAGGATTTATGACGAAGCCTTCTTTAAAGTCACACATGATAACACATTCCAGCAGCAGACCTTTTAAGTGCAATATATGTGGCAAAACATTTAAGGTATGGGCACCCTTAGAAAATCATGTACGAACTCACTCATTCGAAGACCAGTTTGAATGCGATTTATGCGGGAAACGATTTGCTATGaagaaaagtttaaaaattcACAGGAGAGTTCACACAGGTGAAAAAACAGCATGTAAAATTTGTGAGCAGGAATTCACGTTTATCAGCAGTTTGAAATTACACATGAGAACGCATACAGGTGAAAAACCCTACAAGTGTTCTTATTGCGGAAAGCATTTCAGTCGCAGTCGGTATTTAAAAGTACACATTAAAATACACACTGGTGAAAAACCGTACATGTGCGATGAGTGTGGTAAACAGTTTATTGGTGGAAGGGAAATGAGAAAACATAAgaaaacacaccaaaaaaaaGTTGTATGTAATTCGAGTAACTCTTTTGATCAATAG
- the LOC143076069 gene encoding uncharacterized protein LOC143076069 → MILFCIFSLLFEMCYGCGEPLDLVFLVDGSSRVSPSDFMQEKAFLSSQTMEYYMSPDRVRIGVLLFSDGVWDTVDFKVSVNNGDYIHKISDMTQPFGDLLINSALKSVKELFRKEGRPDAKRAVVLITSGRSRILWQSFREARQLRQERISLFAIGVGSGVSRSELIGITSDSNNILHVDTFNSLFSLSAKLHELICPGFQAGSIKPTSYESTFLFKPHVELFIIGNNGNKGISNVLPQRSGLIDNQFYKGNSIDQSQRSILYTGNPNKSKIENINSTNSSRKIISIGEKKNRTGRVRSETKTNTKKIEHLAKMGRQSFIHLPVLVNKKAEEENSIRRVFKNNSGIKRDIKSNKSYNKIEQKDSKLKSSKKTYSRAKSVNDIFATPRDSKTNAWNNLFDMKGITLPTTKSNTDGREKAKSSTSDHLKVGYKYETQDIPEGLPNSSASLNDEPLLGIRKQTIWDAIVESVEPLTKRQHNSMKQNVTISEVETPKVFGDHKNKFVVDNKEASSVKHSNTLDLDRVVIGSSDNDKEIQYILHIRENGNIEMVPDLKPSVKDDDIFQTLPNVHNVKSAKEEQGSVAKNKTSSSEKDENVLKVTKKDTFKNQSEKVMPVKIKTIEQTEREIRKEAKRTMYKSRKGKVKKEKSISERLKPQISNQKPEKSISQTPKLAKKISNKVQSFPKEVDFTKNFKGYTILDPTKKTSSKLAPSSITYNSRSMANTVPIVISTTVSPTTAIHDITRASSQPKKMQKSVKSPKGRPIDMNHKPNSSLSNPGFFGFSKDLRQQVASLLDIVMLEHDRMMERKKKRKKHRKKTQKHRDRVVPTPSVEWRNIKKLMQSINKESKIIDGINNQKSIKNDDAPESWNYRRHTKFRPGNEVRRKFLTEPITVNNTDTTVVSENEHCKLLPYRKDSSFYIETTENRTVVRPCPTGTAFDIRSCACTTMTTVRGHSDCQPELLMDFNTDLKDKSGKNIHVGSHHVALNNGSADFNGNSDLTIWRFTGSHIGQHLMIKARFKARKHPEVRQHVVSNCLEGTTISYGIEIDRFEEVVIFVLDTEPHDRKEIKIPFKLDQWTDASLIYDGLQFTGVVNNRRKSTPSAGNVETRSSPLRVGGCGGKEHGFSGLIDEVSLSFCIPRRQNNRRVFRRMI, encoded by the exons ATGATTCTGTTTTGCATATTTAGTTTGTTATTTGAAATGTGTTATG GCTGTGGTGAACCTTTGGACTTAGTCTTCCTTGTTGATGGGTCAAGCCGTGTGTCACCATCAGACTTTATGCAAGAGAAAGCATTTTTATCATCACAAACAATGGAATATTACATGTCACCAGACAGAGTACGAATAGGAGTTCTGCTATTCTCAGATGGAGTCTGGGACACAGTAGACTTCAAAGTATCTGTAAATAATGGTGACTATATTCACAAAATATCAGACATGACACAACCATTTGGTGACCTGCTAATAAACAGTGCTTTAAAATCAGTGAAGGAACTATTCCGAAAAGAGGGCAGACCTGATGCGAAACGTGCAGTTGTACTGATTACATCAGGAAGATCTAGAATATTGTGGCAATCTTTCCGTGAGGCTCGACAACTCCGACAGGAACGGATATCACTGTTTGCCATCGGTGTTGGCAGTGGGGTTTCAAGGAGTGAACTGATTGGCATCACTAGTGACAGTAACAACATTTTACATGTCGATACATTTAATTCTTTGTTTTCCCTGTCAGCTAAATTACACGAGTTAATATGTCCAG GTTTTCAAGCCGGTTCTATCAAACCAACATCATATGAATCCACATTTTTATTTAAACCTCACGTTGAATTATTCATCATTGGTAACAATGGCAATAAAGGGATATCTAACGTGCTACCTCAGAGGTCTGGTCTCATAGACAATCAGTTTTATAAGGGAAACAGTATTGATCAATCCCAACGTAGTATACTCTACACGGGGAACCCAAATAAAtccaaaatagaaaatataaacagCACAAATTCTAGCCGAAAGATAATATCGATTGGTGAGAAGAAAAATAGAACAGGAAGGGTTAGATCCGAAACAAAGAcaaatacaaagaaaattgaaCATCTTGCCAAAATGGGGAGACAGTCATTTATTCATTTACCAGTACTGGTAAATAAGAAAGCCGAGGAGGAGAACAGTATTAGAAGAGTATTCAAGAATAATTCAGGAATTAAAAGGGATATTAAAAGCaataaatcatataataaaataGAACAGAAGGATTCTAAGCTAAAAAGTTCCAAGAAAACATACTCGAGAGCGAAGTCTGTTAATGACATATTTGCAACACCACGTGACAGTAAAACGAATGCATGGAATAATTTGTTTGATATGAAAGGAATTACCCTTCCAACAACTAAAAGCAATACGGATGGACGTGAAAAGGCGAAATCCTCAACTTCAGACCATTTAAAAGTTggatacaaatatgaaacacaagATATACCGGAAG GCTTACCCAACAGTTCAGCTTCACTTAACGATGAACCCTTACTTGGTATAAGGAAACAAACAATATGGGATGCTATTGTTGAGAGTGTAGAACCTTTAACAAAACGTCAACATAATTCGATGAAACAAAATGTTACCATCAGTGAAGTCGAAACCCCAAAAGTATTTGGGgatcataaaaacaaatttgtcgtAGACAATAAAGAAGCTTCTTCGGTAAAACATTCCAACACACTAGATTTGGACCGAGTTGTGATAGGAAGTTCAGATAATGACAAAGAAATCCAATATATCTTACATATAAGAGAAAATGGAAATATTGAAATGGTTCCGGATTTGAAGCCAAGCGTAAAAGACGACGATATATTCCAGACATTGCCGAATGTACACAATGTCAAATCTGCTAAAGAAGAACAAGGATCTGTCGCCAAAAATAAAACGTCTTCGTcagaaaaagatgaaaatgtATTAAAAGTAACCAAAAAGGATACATTTAAAAATCAAAGTGAAAAAGTGATGCCCGTTAAAATTAAAACTATTGAACAAACAGAAAGGGAAATTAGAAAAGAAGCAAAGAGAACAATGTATAAAAGTCGCAAAGGTAAAGTTAAAAAGGAAAAGTCAATATCTGAAAGATTGAAACCCCAAATATCAAATCAGAAACCCGAAAAATCAATATCGCAAACTCCGAAATTAGCAAAGAAAATCTCCAACAAAGTCCAATCGTTTCCCAAAGAAGTTGATTTCACGAAAAACTTTAAAGGTTATACAATTCTTGATCCCACAAAAAAGACATCCTCAAAATTGGCACCAAGTTCTATTACTTATAATTCAAGATCAATGGCAAATACAGTTCCGATAGTAATTTCAACTACTGTCAGTCCAACAACTGCTATTCATGATATAACAAGAGCATCAAGCCAACCGAAGAAAATGCAAAAATCAGTCAAATCACCTAAAGGACGACCAATTGATATGAATCATAAACCAAACTCTTCTTTAAGTAATCCTGGATTCTTTGGGTTTTCTAAGGATTTAAGACAACAGGTCGCCTCGCTGTTAGATATAGTTATGTTAGAACATGATCGAATGatggaaagaaagaaaaagagaaaGAAACATAGAAAAAAGACGCAGAAACACCGTGATCGAGTCGTCCCAACACCATCAGTAGAATGGCGAAATATCAAGAAACTTATGCAGTCAATAAATAAGGAATCAAAGATAATTGATGGAATCAATAACCAGAAATCAATCAAAAATGATGATGCTCCTGAGAGTTGGAATTATAGGCGTCACACCAAGTTTCGTCCTGGCAATGAAGTACGACGAAAATTTCTCACAGAGCCAATCACCGTTAATAACACAGACACTACAGTGGTATCAG AAAATGAGCACTGTAAGCTGCTTCCTTATAGAAAAGACTCCAGCTTTTACatagaaacaacagaaaatagAACGGTAGTGAGACCTTGTCCTACAGGAACTGCTTTTGATATCCGTTCATGCGCATGCACAACAATGACGACTGTGCGAGGACATAGTG ATTGTCAGCCAGAATTGTTGATGGATTTCAACACAGATCTAAAGGACAAATCtggaaaaaatatacatgttggTTCTCATCATGTGGCCCTGAACAATGGTTCGGCGGATTTCAATGGCAACAGTGATTTAACAATATGGCGGTTTACTGGTTCCCATATCGGACAACACCTTATGATCAAAGCTCGCTTCAAGGCTAGGAAACATCCGGAAGTCAGACAGCATGTTGTTAGTAACTGTCTAGAAGGCACTACAATTTCGTATGGTATCGAAATAGATAGATTTGAAGAGGTTGTTATATTTGTACTGGATACAGAGCCACATGACCGAAAAGAAATTAAGATACCTTTCAAG cTTGACCAATGGACAGATGCCAGTTTGATCTATGACGGACTTCAATTTACTGGTGTTGTGAATAACCGAAGAAAGTCGACACCCTCAGCAG GTAATGTGGAAACGAGATCGAGTCCTCTGAGAGTTGGTGGGTGTGGTGGAAAGGAACATGGATTTTCGGGTTTAATTGATGAG